The genomic region TGGAATTCTTCCGCAAACGCGGAAACGTCCGTTCTTTCGCAAAGGTTCACGGTTCTCAAACGATTCTTAGGCGATCCCGCCTCCGTGGAAAAATCCTGGCTGATCGAATCGATTCCCGTTTGGAAAAAAGAGGAAGAATCCAGACTCGAATCCTATCTCAAAAAAGTCGTTTCTCCGAAACTGGAAAGTTCTTCGTTTCCTTCTCAGGAATTTTTAAAAACCGAATTCAAAAAAATTCCGAACCTGGGCGGGGTTCGCATTCGAAATCAAAAATCGACTTTGTTTACTATGGTTTCTTTCGGTTCGGAATTTCCGAATCTTTCCCAAACCCGTAACTTTCAAATCAAAGAATATTACATCGACTTTTATCTGGGACGAAGAACCGGAATTCCTTCGGTGGAATTTCCGAAAGCGGGGCTTGCCTCTTCCTTCTATTATTTTTCCGAAGACGAAACGCTTCTGTATTCTCAGGAAACTCCGGAGTGGAAGATCGAAAATCAAACTTCTTTGGGTGAATTGAATTCGTTCTTCAAAAGCAGAAACGAAAAGTGTCAAGGTTGCGAAAGAATCCGATTGATCGACGGCACGTTATTCTTCTTTCCTTCTCAAGCCGGAATTTCGTTTTGGTTTCGTTGGACGTTAGGCGTTCTTCTTACAATGGGTGCGCTCGTTCTTACGATTCTTTTCTTTCGAAGTTTTCTTTTGAGAAACAAGGAAACCCTCCGCAAAGCGGTCCATGCTCAGAAGACTTTGGATGAGGAAAAAAAATCGATTCTTTCCCGATAATACTCAAATTTTTGCTATACAAATAATTACATATAATTTAGTTTTGCCTGTAGAAAACCGGGTGACATAAACCCGAGTTTTTGAAAAAAATCGTATCAGTTTCCTTTTTTTAGTTTTTGAGACCAAAATTTGTCCAGGTCCGGAACTATACTAAAAAAGTAAGCCGCTTAGAACTCCGCGGCGCCACTGCCGAGAACCGTAAAGGAAGGAGGCAGAAAACATGGGAGAAGGTATTATGAAGAAAAGTAAAGAAGAAGCTCAGAACGTAGACGATTCCAAGAAGTTAGCGATTGAGCAAGCGATGAGCCAAATTGAAAAACAATTTGGAAAAGGTGCGATCATGAAATTGGGATCGGACGCCGCGAAACAAACGGTGCAGGTGATTCCAACCGGTTCTTTGGATCTGGACATCGCGCTCGGAATCGGCGGTTATCCGATCGGTAGAATCGTAGAAATCTACGGACCGGAATCTTCCGGTAAAACCACCCTTACCCTTTCGGCGATTGCGGAAGCTCAGAAACGAGGCGGCGTCGCGGCGTTTATCGACGCGGAACACGCGTTAGATCCTTCCTACGCCAAAAAGCTCGGGGTGAATATCGACGAACTTTTGGTTTCTCAACCGGATAACGGAGAAGAAGCCCTTGAAATCTGCGAATCTCTGGTTCGAAGCAATGCGATCGATTTGATCGTAATCGACTCGGTAGCGGCCCTCGTTCCAAAAGCGGAAATCGAAGGGGATATGGGAGATTCTCACATGGGTTTACAAGCGAGACTCATGTCCCAAGCGCTTCGGAAATTGACCGGAACGATTGCGAAATCCAAAACCGTGGTTATCTTTATCAACCAAATCCGGATGAAAATCGGGGTCATGTTCGGTTCACCGGAAACGACCACAGGTGGAAACGCGCTAAAATTCTATTGTTCGGTTCGTTTGGACATCCGCAAAATCGAAACGCTCAAGGAAAAAGAAGAATCCGTCGGAAACCGAGTCCGTGTCAAAGTCGTGAAAAACAAATGTGCGCCGCCTTTTAAACAGGCAGAATTTGACATAATCTTCAATGCCGGCATCAGTAGAGAAGGTTCTCTGGTTGACCTCGGTGTAAAACATGATATCATTAACAAAGCCGGAGCCTGGTATTCTTATAATACGGAAAAGATCGGGCAAGGAAAAGAGGCGGCGAAAGAATACCTCAAAAACAATCCCGAGATCGCCTTCACCATCGAGAACATGGTAAGAGATCTGAACAGTCTGCCTTTGCTGGCTCAAGACAATAAAAAGCCTCGGAAAGAGGAAAAATTGGAGCAGGCCGCAGGCTAAGTAACCCACTGGCTTTCTTTTTAGGAACCCTTGACCGCCGGATGAGAAATCACCCGGCGTTTTTTTTAGTTACAGCATTCTCCCCGAATTAAAATCTTTCTCTAAGAAACATAAAAAAAGAATCTTATCAAAGATAACGAGGATTATGGCGGAGATCAGCATCTTAGGAGCGGGCGGTTTAACCGGTAAGGAATTACTTTCACTTCTATCGCATCAATCGGAACACGAAGTCGTTCATATCACGAGCGATAAACTCGCGGGTAAAACCCTCTCCGAAGTCTTTCCGGAAATTCCGTTTCCAAAAAATCTCACCTTTCAAAAACACGAGGACGCGGTCCCTAAAAAATCCCTGGTGGTTCTTGCGGTTCCGAACGAAGTTTCCATAGAATCCGCGCCGAAGTTTTTGGACGCGGGTCACAAAGTGATCGATCTTTCCGGCGTTTACAGACTTCACGACCAAGAAATATTAGAAAAATCTTATAAACTAAAACACACGAAATTCTCGTACGTGGACAAAGCGGTTTTCGGAATTCCGGAGATATTTCGGGATCAACTCAAAGGCGCGGACTTCGTTTCCAATCCCGGTTGTTTTTCCACTTCGGTCATTCTCCCCGTGTTTTTGTTAAACGAACTCAGAAAAAATCTAAGACCTCGAATCGTAGCCGATTCGAAATCCGGTGTTTCCGGCGCCGGTGGAAGAACGGAAGACGTAGGTTTTTCTTATACGGGCGTGTATGAAAACTTTCGGGCCTATAAGGTTCTGACACATCAACACGAACCCGAAATCAAGGAATACGTCTACGCAAAGTCGGGATTGGCCGAACCGGAAGTGATCTTTACACCGCATCTTCTTCCGGTTTATAGAGGAATTCTTTCCACGATCTTTTTGGAATTGGATGCCGAACCTTCACAGGACCCGATCGAAGTTTTACGCAATTCTTCCCAAAACGAACCCTTTGTTCGGATTTTAAATACTCCGGAAGAGATCGAACTCAAAAAAATCCAACATACGAACTTCCTGGACATCAGCGTTCGAAGAAGAGGAAACACGTTAGTCGTCGTTTCCGCCTTGGACAACCTCGTAAAAGGCGCGGCGGGTCAGGCCTTACAAAACATCAATCTGATGACCGGAACCCGGGAAACTCTGGGACTTCTCCCCTAACCGATCTTATGGAAAAGACGAGCCTTTATCATCTTCTCAAAGACGTTTCCGTAGTTTATGCGGACCGGCCCATGTATTGGATTCGGGAAGAATCCGGCGACTTTCGAGGAATCTCTTACAAGGATTGGTATGAGAATCTAAAAAATCTTTCCATGTTTCTGATCGATCTTGGAATGAACAAGGGCAACACCGCGGGACTGATCTGCGACAACCGGTACGAATGGTCTCTTTGTTCCCTTTCCCTCGTTACGATCGGATGTGTGGACGTTCCGAGAGGATGCGACGCGACCTTGGAGGATTTGAAATACATTCTCGGGCATTCGGAAGCAAAGGTTCTCTTTTTGGAAAACGAAAAGGTTCTCAAAAAATTACTCGAAGACAAATCGAGTTTAGCGAACGTAAAAACGATTCTTCTCATCGATCCTCCTTCCAAATGGAAGGATTTGGAAAACGCACGCGCGCAACTCTCCGGAATCAAATTCTTTTTTTTAGAAGACGCGCTTTTGGAAGGTGAAAAATCGAGAATCAAAAAAGGAGACAAACCGTACGTTCAAAGAGGAGAAACTTTGATCGGAAAGGATCTCGCAACCATCATCTACACTTCCGGAACGACGGGAGCTCCTAAAGGTGTGATGTTGAATCACAGAAGTTTTACTTGGGGAATTCATCAACTCCAGGAATTCGTTCCGGGTTCCTGCAACGATAGAACGATCGTGTTTCTTCCTCCTTGGCATATCGCCGAAAGACTTTTGGAAACTACGCTCATTGCTTGGGGCGCTTCGATGGCTTGTTCCTCGGTTCCCACGATTCCGGCGGACATGCAAAAAGTAAAACCCACCGTTCTCGTTTCGGTTCCGAGGCTTTGGGAAGGTTTGTACAAAAGAATTCACGATACGGTGCGAAAGGCTCCGCCTCTCCGACAACAACTCTTTCACTTTGCGGTGAGAATGGCCGCGATCACAACGGGACTTCAAGATACGATCCGAGATTCTTACGCGACAACCGAAACGGAAAATCCGAATCAAAAAGTTCTGGATCGTTTTGTCGCGAGCGTTCTTCTTCTTTCCCTTTATCCCGTAAAAATTCTTTCTTATAAAATTCTGCAAAGAGTGCGCGATCTTTTCGGAGGAAAGATGAGATTCGCGCTATGCGGCGCAGGCGCTATGCCTTCTCACATTCAATTTTTCTTTCGAAGCGCCGGAATTCCGATCATCGAAACCTACGGAATGACGGAAACCACCGGAATCGGAGCGATCGGAGAATTTCCTCTTCCGAAGAACGGAGCCATCGGAGCTCCGTTACCCGGAACCGCGATCAAACTTGTGGGCGAAGACGGAAGAATCGTTAGTCTTCCCGGTGAAAAGGGAGTCGCTTGGCACAAGGGACCGCACGTTACCGTCGGCTATTACAAAGAACCCGAAAAGACCGCCAAAGCGTTGCAAGACGGTTGGCTGGACTCCGGAGATATTCTCACTTGGACCCATACGGGAGAATTGAAGTTCGCGGGAAGAGCCAAGGACACCATCGTTCTTTCCGGCGGCGAGAATTTGGAACCCGCTCCGATCGAAGCAAAACTTACCGAATCCGAATTCATCAATCAAGTCATCGTAGTCGGTCAGGATCGAAAGAACTTAGGAGTTTTGATCGTTCCTTTTTTCGATCGGGTTCAGGAAGAATTCTCCGCACAAGGAAAGAAAATTCCGAAAGATCCGAGCGAATGGAATTCATCCAAAGAAGTAAGCGTATTCTTTAAGAATATAGTGAAGGATAAAATTTCCACAAGAGCCGGTTTTAAATCCTTCGAAAAAATCGCGCACGTCCACATTCTTCCCAAAGAATTTGAAAAGGGAAAAGAAATGACCGAAACGATGAAACTCAAACGAAACGTGGTCTTTTCCCTTTACGATAAGCTGATACAATCCATGTATGAAAACGATGAGGATTGAACCCGCAAAAACCCTAATCTGTTCCGCGATCGCCGACGAATTGGATTTGATCTCGAAATCGGGAAAGTATCCCACTCT from Leptospira kmetyi serovar Malaysia str. Bejo-Iso9 harbors:
- the recA gene encoding recombinase RecA; this translates as MGEGIMKKSKEEAQNVDDSKKLAIEQAMSQIEKQFGKGAIMKLGSDAAKQTVQVIPTGSLDLDIALGIGGYPIGRIVEIYGPESSGKTTLTLSAIAEAQKRGGVAAFIDAEHALDPSYAKKLGVNIDELLVSQPDNGEEALEICESLVRSNAIDLIVIDSVAALVPKAEIEGDMGDSHMGLQARLMSQALRKLTGTIAKSKTVVIFINQIRMKIGVMFGSPETTTGGNALKFYCSVRLDIRKIETLKEKEESVGNRVRVKVVKNKCAPPFKQAEFDIIFNAGISREGSLVDLGVKHDIINKAGAWYSYNTEKIGQGKEAAKEYLKNNPEIAFTIENMVRDLNSLPLLAQDNKKPRKEEKLEQAAG
- the argC gene encoding N-acetyl-gamma-glutamyl-phosphate reductase; amino-acid sequence: MAEISILGAGGLTGKELLSLLSHQSEHEVVHITSDKLAGKTLSEVFPEIPFPKNLTFQKHEDAVPKKSLVVLAVPNEVSIESAPKFLDAGHKVIDLSGVYRLHDQEILEKSYKLKHTKFSYVDKAVFGIPEIFRDQLKGADFVSNPGCFSTSVILPVFLLNELRKNLRPRIVADSKSGVSGAGGRTEDVGFSYTGVYENFRAYKVLTHQHEPEIKEYVYAKSGLAEPEVIFTPHLLPVYRGILSTIFLELDAEPSQDPIEVLRNSSQNEPFVRILNTPEEIELKKIQHTNFLDISVRRRGNTLVVVSALDNLVKGAAGQALQNINLMTGTRETLGLLP
- a CDS encoding long-chain fatty acid--CoA ligase, with the translated sequence MEKTSLYHLLKDVSVVYADRPMYWIREESGDFRGISYKDWYENLKNLSMFLIDLGMNKGNTAGLICDNRYEWSLCSLSLVTIGCVDVPRGCDATLEDLKYILGHSEAKVLFLENEKVLKKLLEDKSSLANVKTILLIDPPSKWKDLENARAQLSGIKFFFLEDALLEGEKSRIKKGDKPYVQRGETLIGKDLATIIYTSGTTGAPKGVMLNHRSFTWGIHQLQEFVPGSCNDRTIVFLPPWHIAERLLETTLIAWGASMACSSVPTIPADMQKVKPTVLVSVPRLWEGLYKRIHDTVRKAPPLRQQLFHFAVRMAAITTGLQDTIRDSYATTETENPNQKVLDRFVASVLLLSLYPVKILSYKILQRVRDLFGGKMRFALCGAGAMPSHIQFFFRSAGIPIIETYGMTETTGIGAIGEFPLPKNGAIGAPLPGTAIKLVGEDGRIVSLPGEKGVAWHKGPHVTVGYYKEPEKTAKALQDGWLDSGDILTWTHTGELKFAGRAKDTIVLSGGENLEPAPIEAKLTESEFINQVIVVGQDRKNLGVLIVPFFDRVQEEFSAQGKKIPKDPSEWNSSKEVSVFFKNIVKDKISTRAGFKSFEKIAHVHILPKEFEKGKEMTETMKLKRNVVFSLYDKLIQSMYENDED